Proteins encoded within one genomic window of Bombus vancouverensis nearcticus chromosome 4, iyBomVanc1_principal, whole genome shotgun sequence:
- the LOC117156894 gene encoding ubiquitin carboxyl-terminal hydrolase 3 → MECPHLAQSVQFGGNDVEANCTKDLPFVCAVCGTEKSTWLCLYCGAIHCGRYVAGHALQHHEENNQHCVCIDCENLAVFCYMCDEYVINDTTSGQIEKIRRVTFRKDEHKENEENWNTSPSTTPSSRRENSDDNDADALWKAEVVVRNLRPRTARKRLHSLDGTSGDNRPTTKRRSSKITKEKKVVGLRNLGNTCFMNVVLQSFNNISHFCEYLTQMPCLEGIPFDEPPTHRGRIVTPGRAKEFMSDALLAEELRKVLLGLNLGGSNGQAISPECLFLVIWKVVPRFRGYQQQDAHEFLTYMLDRLHTELLQLLPRLGHEPLGLRGKQSIVTAVFGGTLLSVVHCMNCRTDSKTHEPFQDLSLDIPDRLQRRTKEQEEVCSLTYSLTRFFKVEELADSELYFCDNCMGKQRSTKRFWIHRLPNVLCLHIKRFRWCNSYRSKVDTQVDFPMKSLDMSAFTVRGVSGTKLGASNSHLYDLAAVIVHHGSGAGTGHYTAFAVHDGQWFHFNDSSVRPATTDAVAKCKPYILFYVRKEFSIPPPL, encoded by the exons ATGGAGTGTCCACATCTTGCTCAAAGCGTCCAATTCGGCGGTAACGACGTAGAAGCGAATTGTACGAAGGATCTACCGTTCGTCTGTGCAG TATGTGGCACTGAGAAAAGTACGTGGCTCTGTCTGTACTGTGGAGCCATTCACTGTGGACGATACGTGGCAGGCCATGCATTACAGCATCACGAAGAAAATAATCAGCACTGTGTTTGTATCGACTGTGAGAACCTGGCAGTATTCTG TTACATGTGTGACGAGTATGTAATTAACGACACGACGAGCGGCCAAATTGAGAAGATACGTCGCGTCACATTTCGCAAAGATGAGCACAAGGAGAATGAGGAGAATTGGAACACGTCGCCGTCTACGACGCCGTCCTCGAGGAGAGAGAACAGTGACGATAACGACGCGGACGCTCTGTGGAAAGCGGAAGTGGTCGTAAGGAACCTCCGACCGAGAACAGCGCGGAAGAGGCTACACTCGTTGGATGGCACAAGCGGGGACAATCGGCCGACGACCAAGCGTAGGAGCTCCAAGATAACCAAAGAGAAGAAGGTCGTCGGCCTGAGAAATCTCGGCAACACCTGTTTCATGAATGTTGTGTTACAATCGTTCAACAACATCAGCCATTTTTGCGAGTATCTCACGCAGATGCCATGCCTAGAGGGCATACCATTCGACGAGCCGCCGACACATAGAGGGCGAATCGTCACGCCCGGTCGAGCAAAAGAGTTTATGAGTGACGCCTTACTCGCGGAAGAGCTCAGGAAGGTACTCCTTGGTTTGAATCTTGGTGGCTCAAATGGTCAAGCCATTTCGCCCGAATGCCTTTTCCTTGTCATCTGGAAAGTCGTACCAAGATTTCGAGGCTACCAACAACAAGACGCTCATGAATTTCTTACCTACATGTTGGACAGACTGCACACCGAGCTCTTGCAATTGTTGCCCAGACTGGGACACGAACCTCTCGGTCTGCGCGGCAAACAGAGCATCGTCACAGCCGTGTTTGGAGGCACCCTTCTTAGCGTG GTCCACTGCATGAACTGCCGTACAGATTCCAAGACGCACGAGCCCTTTCAGGATCTTTCACTGGATATACCGGACAGATTGCAGAGACGAACGAAAGAACAGGAAGAAGTATGCAGTCTCACGTACAGCTTAACGAGATTCTTCAAAGTCGAAGAGCTGGCCGATAGCGAACTATACTTTTGTGACAATTGCATGGGGAAACAGAGATCCACCAAGAGGTTCTGGATACACAGGCTGCCTAAT gTGTTGTGCCTTCACATTAAAAGATTTAGGTGGTGCAATTCCTATCGCTCGAAGGTGGACACACAGGTGGATTTTCCGATGAAATCACTTGATATGTCTGCATTTACGGTGCGTGGTGTGAGTGGAACGAAATTGGGCGCTTCAAATAGTCACTTATATGACTTAGCTGCCGTTATTGTACACCACGGTTCAGG TGCTGGAACTGGACATTATACTGCCTTCGCTGTTCACGACGGACAATGGTTTCACTTTAACGATAGCTCTGTACGACCAGCAACCACGGACGCAGTCGCCAAGTGTAAACCCTATATTCTGTTTTACGTGCGGAAAGAATTCTCCATTCCACCTCCCTTGTGA
- the RpS17 gene encoding ribosomal protein S17, translating into MSRVRTKTVKKAAKLIIEKYYTRLTMDFHTNKRICEEIAIIPSKSLRNKIAGFVTHLMKRLRHSQVRGISIKLQEEERERRDNYVPEVSALEHDIIEVDPETKEMLQMLGFNNIPGLQLTQSQLPPYSRRS; encoded by the exons ATG AGTCGCGTCAGGACAAAGACGGTCAAAAAGGCCGCGAAGCTAATCATCGAGAAATACTATACTCGATTGACCATGGACTTCCATACAAATAAAAGGATATGCGAAGAAATTGCTATTATTCCCAGCAAATCTTTGCGAAACAAAATCGCTGG ATTTGTCACGCACTTGATGAAGCGTCTGAGACACAGTCAAGTACGTGGTATTTCCATCAAACTccaagaagaagagagagaacgCAGGGACAACTATGTTCCTGAGGTGTCTGCATTGGAGCACGATATTATCGAAGTAGATCCAGAAACCAAGGAAATGTTACAAATGCTTGGATTTAACAACATTCCAGGACTTCAACTCACACAATCCCAACTACCACCATATAGCAGACGTtcttaa
- the LOC117156817 gene encoding uncharacterized protein LOC117156817, translating into MSPIISVKASKDIRRVVELSDTGCDARLPVSKIARHINRPHSPKLTKIKQHGNWESYCPEKIENKSYGERFRVQNESDAMDTEECFFILKEDGTNQYYLQNHSPHEDFTENVEFKRSAGSKDFRTKLRASPDRLRSNSCEPDDESYEISNTFRNNPNITHENILNDIKKNNPFQSHPTRPKSAGAKLKFARPNYPNNRLDANLIDQPIIDRGMVSVKQDNSEDFISTEIPRNSPGYQKLHWQRLNMSSCNDIEDHIDEISHRNHRSSRYSSRNEKPVSSANSHKMSKDWIELTPDRIRSRTWSSPIDRRKKTRCFSKTVCENLDQIENKQDNKISNDEYSKYSRLRNTNSNRSIDKPRLFVDRAVDKDSLSDLRNVCTSTEHLSSSTIFDTLSNQVEKSNIKSSFWDFIPLDDKNNGKCKEVSENKKIGYPYQQHVPLDSNTYPILKHSAKNNDCSKWKNRFSQNDSVNNPSPLIKRQNASETTNDKRNFFVSSSHNERFNKLSANSKKAKEELNPNLEKSRITIPNIHKNSKIVDSIKNQEEYKCESKSQSKIGNKHTFGWTNKANKYLKRPGSVLKNENDNKKKIVNASDISNVTNNQKVRTNIMERTAACLKRKLDKSKIKEYSTSNQLSPIVIEKKIRSEVSACSKLPIRIGNRRRSRNPMTRDQFDFKFSSKEENKEIEMKELKEDSCRLSSVRSRTKPKIKPSVMLDEAIDFIDTVKNFQSMESGGSNLENKNKVKDCLVNNLKAKSILIEDRVDNNLVGNVDTKDNSSTLIDSSKNGNLEINNIVDGNNEEMEILNAEEDQRKRNVTNRGREMNRKNYLTKEIVDGIARSGLKEKCCFRLNDEEGIACNNYYNKERRNLDFFRSRKPTAIKSQF; encoded by the exons ATGTCACCTATAATTTCTGTTAAAGCTTCCAAAGATATACGAAGAGTTGTTGAACTATCGGATACAGGTTGTGATGCCAGATTACCAGTATCTAAAATTGCACGACACATTAATCGACCTCATTCTCCAAAATTGACTAAGATAAAACAACACGGAAATTGGGAATCGTATTGCCCAgaaaaaatcgaaaataaatCTTACGGAGAAAGATTTCGCGTACAAAATGAATCAGACGCAATGGATACTGAAGAATGTTTCTTTATTCTTAAAGAAGATGGAACTAATCAG TACTACTTGCAAAATCACTCTCCACATGAAGATTTTACTGAAAACGTAGAATTCAAGAGAAGTGCAGGGTCCAAGGACTTCAGAACCAAATTAAGAGCATCACCTGATAGATTAAGATCAAATTCCTGTGAACCAGATGACGAATCTTACGAAATCTCAAACACCTTTCGCAATAATCCTAACATAACTCATGAAAATATTCTaaacgatataaaaaaaaacaatccTTTTCAATCCCATCCAACGAGACCAAAAAGTGCTGGAGCTAAATTAAAATTCGCTCGTCCCAATTATCCTAACAATAGATTAGATGCTAACCTTATTGATCAACCTATTATCGATAGAGGAATGGTCTCTGTGAAACAAGATAATTCAGAAGACTTCATATCCACAGAAATCCCACGAAATTCACCAGGATACCAGAAACTTCACTGGCAAAGACTGAACATGTCCTCTTGTAACGACATTGAAGACCATATCGACGAAATATCGCATAGAAATCACAGATCTTCTAGGTACAGTTCAAGAAACGAAAAACCAGTCAGTTCAGCGAATTCACATAAAATGTCAAAAGACTGGATTGAATTGACTCCAGACAGAATTCGATCCAGAACATGGTCATCACCTATAGATCGACGAAAAAAAACACGATGTTTTTCAAAAACTGTCTGTGAAAACTTAGAtcaaattgaaaataaacaggataataaaatttcaaatgacgAATATTCTAAATATTCTAGGTTAAGAAACACGAATTCTAATCGTTCCATAGACAAACCAAGACTATTCGTGGATCGTGCAGTGGATAAAGACAGTTTATCTGACTTACGAAATGTTTGCACATCCACTGAACATCTTTCTAGCTCGACTATTTTTGACACGTTGTCGAATCAGGTTGAAAAGAGTAATATTAAAAGTAGCTTTTGGGACTTTATTCCATTGGACGataaaaataatggaaaatgcaaggaagtttctgaaaataagaaaattggtTATCCATATCAACAACACGTTCCTTTAGACAGTAATACTTATCCAATTCTGAAACATTCAGCGAAGAATAATGACTGTTCAAAATGGAAAAATAGATTTTCGCAAAACGATTCTGTGAATAATCCATCGCCATTAATAAAACGTCAAAATGCATCAGAAACTACTAATGATAAAAGAAACttctttgtttcttcttctCATAATGAACGATTTAACAAACTTTCAGCAAACAGCAAAAAAGCAAAAGAAGAATTAAATCCTAACCTCGAGAAAAGTCGAATTACGATTccaaatattcataaaaattctaaaattgtGGATTCTATAAAGAATCAAGAGGAATATAAATGTGAATCTAAGAGTCAGAGTAAAATTGGAAATAAACATACTTTTGGATGGACAAACAAAGCAAATAAGTATTTGAAGAGACCAGGTAGCGTTTTGAAGAATGAAAATGATAACAAGAAGAAAATAGTGAATGCTAGCGACATCTCCAACGTTACCAACAATCAGAAAGTTAGAACAAATATTATGGAGAGAACAGCGGCATGTTTGAAACGAAAATTAGATAAATCGAAGATTAAGGAATATTCGACAAGCAATCAGCTCTCACCAATAGTGATAGAGAAGAAAATTCGTTCCGAAGTTTCAGCTTGCTCCAAATTACCGATAAGAATAGGAAATCGTCGAAGATCGAGAAATCCAATGACGAGGGATCAATTTGATTTCAAGTTTAGTTCtaaagaagaaaacaaagagATAGAGATGAAAGAATTGAAAGAAGATTCGTGTAGGTTAAGTTCTGTGAGATCTCGAACGAAACCGAAAATAAAACCAAGTGTGATGTTAGATGAAGCGATTGACTTTATCGACACGGTGAAAAATTTCCAATCGATGGAAAGTGGAGGatctaatttagaaaataaaaataaagttaaGGATTGTttggtaaataatttaaaagcgAAATCGATTTTAATTGAAGATCGCGTTGATAATAATCTAGTTGGTAACGTAGATACGAAGGACAATTCGTCGACTTTGATAGATTCTTCCAAAAATGGGAATCTGGAAATTAATAACATCGTAGATGGAAATAATGAAGAAATGGAAATTTTGAACGCGGAAGAAGATCAACGAAAGAGAAATGTCACGAACCGTGGACGAGAAATGAATCGTAAGAATTATTTGACGAAGGAAATAGTTGATGGTATCGCGAGAAGTGGTCTTAAAGAGAAATGTTGTTTTCGTTTGAATGATGAGGAGGGTATTGcatgtaataattattataataaggaACGTAGGAATTTGGACTTTTTTCGATCGCGAAAGCCTACAGCAATCAAATCGCAATTCTGA